In Pseudoalteromonas shioyasakiensis, one DNA window encodes the following:
- a CDS encoding zinc ribbon domain-containing protein YjdM produces the protein MSFPPCPQCNSEYVYEDQNNLVCPECAHEWDPNAVDTDDMINVKDANGTLLADGDKVTVAKDLKIKGSSQVIKIGTKAVIRRVLDKKDHELDCKVDGVGEMMVTAKFVKKA, from the coding sequence ATGTCTTTTCCTCCTTGCCCACAATGTAACTCTGAATACGTGTATGAAGATCAAAACAATTTAGTATGCCCAGAATGCGCTCATGAGTGGGATCCTAACGCGGTTGATACCGATGATATGATCAATGTGAAAGATGCTAACGGCACTTTATTAGCTGATGGCGACAAAGTGACTGTTGCGAAAGATTTAAAAATTAAAGGTAGCTCACAAGTAATTAAAATAGGCACCAAAGCCGTGATCCGCCGCGTGTTAGATAAAAAAGACCACGAGTTAGACTGTAAAGTTGATGGCGTTGGTGAAATGATGGTAACCGCTAAGTTTGTTAAAAAAGCTTAA
- a CDS encoding MerR family transcriptional regulator: protein MYLISELAAKLGLSRTTVLYYEKLKIIQGRRLANGYRYYSEADLQRLVLIQQLQSAGLTLKECQSCLDVELDKAILQQRLAQLEDEITAKLQAKDLLLSLLGERSQKHLHDELNKRAPSAHLNWLLKQGYTEKEALRLRWLSKDMSDHESYMHDFMTVFEPLERWGPGSEEATLKAIAAVPNNAKQILEIGCGKGSSTLLIAKQTDANITVLDNESSALAYLQERLHKEQLAERVSLTCASMTALPFKANSFDVIWAEGCVYVMGMQSALSSWKPFLRRDGVIVVSDLVWLNSQPEMAVKEYWQANYPDMQLIESRIALFDELGYELIEQFSLDQQAWQNYWQPLKARLAELAPSISESQAVKDIQAEIALYENETGQNFTYHYFILKLKESK from the coding sequence ATGTATTTAATTTCAGAGTTAGCAGCAAAGCTTGGTTTGTCGCGCACGACAGTGTTGTATTACGAGAAGCTTAAAATCATTCAAGGGCGCAGGCTTGCAAATGGTTATCGCTATTACAGCGAGGCTGATTTACAACGCTTGGTTTTGATCCAGCAGTTACAAAGCGCGGGGTTAACCTTAAAAGAGTGTCAGAGCTGTTTAGATGTAGAGCTAGATAAAGCTATTTTGCAACAGCGCTTAGCACAACTTGAAGATGAAATTACCGCTAAGTTACAAGCCAAAGATTTGTTACTAAGTTTGCTTGGCGAACGCTCTCAAAAACACTTACATGATGAGCTGAATAAGCGTGCGCCAAGTGCACATTTAAATTGGTTGTTAAAGCAAGGATACACAGAAAAAGAGGCATTGCGGCTTCGTTGGTTATCAAAAGATATGAGTGACCATGAAAGCTACATGCACGATTTCATGACTGTGTTTGAGCCATTAGAGCGGTGGGGGCCTGGTAGCGAAGAAGCCACATTAAAAGCCATTGCTGCTGTTCCTAACAATGCCAAACAAATTTTAGAAATTGGCTGTGGTAAAGGCTCATCAACATTATTAATAGCCAAACAAACTGATGCCAATATCACGGTTTTAGATAATGAGTCATCGGCACTTGCTTATTTACAGGAGCGACTGCACAAAGAGCAATTGGCTGAACGTGTCTCTTTGACTTGCGCATCGATGACTGCACTGCCTTTTAAAGCAAATTCATTCGATGTTATTTGGGCTGAAGGGTGTGTGTATGTCATGGGGATGCAAAGCGCACTATCAAGCTGGAAACCGTTTCTTCGCCGTGATGGGGTAATTGTGGTCAGTGATTTAGTTTGGCTTAACAGCCAGCCTGAAATGGCGGTTAAAGAGTACTGGCAAGCGAATTACCCAGATATGCAACTAATCGAAAGCCGCATAGCCTTATTTGATGAGCTTGGTTATGAGCTTATAGAGCAGTTTTCGCTGGATCAGCAAGCTTGGCAAAACTATTGGCAACCACTCAAGGCGCGCCTTGCGGAGTTAGCGCCATCGATAAGTGAGTCTCAAGCTGTAAAAGACATACAAGCAGAAATTGCCCTTTACGAAAATGAAACTGGGCAAAACTTTACTTATCACTATTTTATTTTAAAACTTAAGGAGTCTAAGTGA
- a CDS encoding DUF4202 domain-containing protein — MYQAVIKAIDAANAVDPNRVKQDDQELAKESLYAMRMTDMLNRFNPQADELMRIAARGQHIERWRSPRSDFPMGKQGYYQWRTALYDFHAERVTALMKTAGYAPEECERVYAAVAKKNIKRNPDSQLIEDIASLVFIEHYMLDFASSKPDYDEQKWLGIIRKTWQKMSDEAHDFVLAGNISLPEPLKPLITKALS; from the coding sequence ATGTACCAAGCCGTTATAAAAGCGATAGATGCAGCGAATGCTGTCGATCCAAATCGTGTAAAACAAGATGATCAAGAGCTAGCAAAAGAGTCACTATACGCAATGCGTATGACCGACATGCTAAACCGCTTTAATCCCCAAGCCGATGAGTTGATGCGCATTGCTGCGCGAGGACAACATATTGAGCGTTGGCGCTCTCCTCGCAGTGATTTTCCTATGGGTAAGCAAGGTTATTATCAATGGCGTACGGCTTTATATGATTTTCATGCCGAGCGTGTAACAGCCCTTATGAAAACGGCGGGTTACGCACCGGAAGAATGTGAGCGCGTATACGCAGCCGTTGCTAAAAAGAACATAAAACGAAACCCCGATAGCCAATTGATTGAAGACATCGCAAGCCTTGTGTTTATTGAGCATTACATGCTTGATTTTGCAAGTAGTAAGCCTGACTACGATGAGCAAAAATGGTTGGGTATTATTCGTAAAACATGGCAAAAAATGTCAGATGAAGCACATGACTTTGTATTAGCTGGTAACATCAGCTTACCTGAGCCGCTTAAACCGTTAATTACAAAAGCGCTAAGTTAA
- a CDS encoding phosphatase domain-containing putative toxin — protein sequence MQSHPFDILQLETGAFIFTPCPGTKGVGLSQSVTDLKAAGAKAIITLMYDEELVKNGAQQLAIECEQAGLSWFQLPIVDDDAPSEAFSLAFNKHLNEILAIIKSGGSVAVHCKGGSGRTGLVIGLLMHELGYAKNDIVNQVQAIRPKSLHNPVQRSFFDNFQKVGA from the coding sequence ATGCAATCACATCCATTTGATATTTTACAGCTAGAAACTGGGGCATTTATTTTTACCCCTTGCCCTGGCACAAAAGGCGTTGGCTTATCACAGTCTGTTACTGATTTAAAAGCGGCAGGTGCAAAAGCCATTATTACTCTAATGTACGATGAAGAGCTTGTTAAAAATGGCGCGCAGCAGCTTGCAATCGAATGTGAGCAAGCCGGTCTTAGCTGGTTTCAATTACCTATTGTTGATGATGACGCGCCAAGCGAAGCGTTTAGTTTAGCTTTCAACAAACACCTTAACGAGATTCTTGCCATCATAAAAAGCGGTGGTAGCGTGGCTGTGCACTGTAAAGGCGGCTCAGGCCGTACAGGCTTAGTTATTGGTTTATTAATGCATGAGCTTGGCTATGCTAAAAATGACATAGTTAATCAAGTGCAGGCTATTCGCCCTAAATCGTTGCATAACCCAGTACAACGTTCATTTTTCGACAATTTTCAAAAAGTAGGAGCTTAA
- a CDS encoding TlpA family protein disulfide reductase: MKKLIYIAALLFSALTFSGTAPYSGEISRDDLLKDYSAFSEEYDEYSPSEEELSTIKALQGKQVLVFLGTWCHDSKREVPRFLKLLDTAKVQLGSLKLVAVGYDKLDPAGLAKQHDLMYTPTIIVLDGEKELTRMIEKPKQSLALDLTQPGQTL, from the coding sequence ATGAAAAAACTAATTTATATCGCCGCTTTGTTATTCTCTGCCCTGACATTTTCAGGTACCGCTCCATACAGTGGAGAGATAAGTCGTGATGACTTACTTAAAGACTACTCTGCGTTTAGTGAAGAGTATGATGAATACTCACCGAGCGAAGAAGAGTTAAGCACTATAAAAGCACTGCAAGGTAAGCAGGTTTTGGTGTTCTTGGGCACTTGGTGTCATGACTCAAAACGTGAAGTGCCTCGATTTTTAAAGCTTCTCGATACTGCCAAGGTGCAGTTAGGCTCACTTAAACTAGTGGCTGTAGGCTACGATAAGCTAGACCCTGCAGGGTTAGCAAAACAGCACGACTTAATGTATACACCAACCATTATTGTCCTTGATGGCGAAAAAGAGCTTACCCGTATGATCGAAAAGCCAAAACAAAGCTTGGCTTTGGATCTTACGCAACCGGGTCAAACGCTATAA
- a CDS encoding zf-TFIIB domain-containing protein, protein MFCPRTKTALEAVSIGDVNVYLSKSGGVFFDNRQIFHFSDPSLKPAQVLVAHLQTLPTECVDLAKRINCPNCPDVVMMRRFFTPLKVVEIDECPNCAAIWLDHGELEKIHENHLTPKEREMLRIDMANNHGFIQVKTPKRRYSVHAEKPESNATSSLEKLAELAYLSILND, encoded by the coding sequence ATGTTTTGTCCGCGTACTAAAACAGCCCTTGAAGCAGTGAGCATTGGCGACGTTAACGTGTATTTATCAAAAAGCGGTGGCGTATTTTTTGATAACCGACAAATATTTCACTTTAGCGATCCGAGCTTAAAACCAGCGCAAGTGCTGGTGGCTCATTTACAAACCCTGCCAACAGAATGTGTTGATTTAGCAAAGCGAATTAATTGCCCGAATTGCCCTGACGTGGTGATGATGCGACGCTTTTTTACGCCACTAAAAGTGGTTGAAATAGACGAATGTCCAAACTGTGCTGCTATTTGGCTTGATCATGGTGAGCTTGAAAAGATCCATGAAAATCATTTAACGCCAAAAGAACGTGAAATGCTGCGTATTGATATGGCCAATAATCATGGTTTTATTCAAGTTAAAACCCCAAAAAGGCGCTACTCAGTTCATGCTGAAAAGCCTGAGTCTAATGCAACGTCATCATTAGAAAAACTAGCAGAACTTGCCTATTTATCGATTTTGAATGACTGA
- the rsgA gene encoding ribosome small subunit-dependent GTPase A: protein MQTPSLIELGMRPFFQQQLSLDELENGYLGRVVEHHKTEVVLLGEQGTVRFALTPSLEQICVGDWVVFDDSRILRVLERASIIKRKAAGSKHEFQLIAANIDTVFIVTSLNDDFSLNRIERYLALVKNAQIEPVVVLTKADTCPDVEKHCQQVQNLDSLLSVIAINALKEEGCDLLTPYCRKGQTLAFMGSSGVGKSTIVNALLGSDELKTAGIREQDSKGRHTTTFRSIKRLSNGALLMDTPGMRELQLSDSKQGIERAFEDVELLASTCRFKDCQHQTEPGCAVIKAIEMGSLSTRRLENYRKLLAENEHNNATMAEKRAKQRAFSKMVNTVQKQNRSIKKTQE, encoded by the coding sequence ATGCAAACACCTTCACTGATCGAATTAGGCATGCGACCTTTCTTTCAACAACAGTTGAGTTTAGATGAGCTAGAAAACGGCTACTTAGGGCGTGTTGTTGAGCATCACAAAACAGAGGTCGTATTGCTTGGCGAGCAGGGCACGGTGCGGTTTGCTTTAACACCGAGTCTTGAACAAATTTGCGTAGGTGATTGGGTGGTATTTGATGATTCGCGTATTTTACGGGTACTAGAAAGAGCTTCAATCATTAAGCGCAAGGCTGCAGGCTCTAAACACGAGTTTCAATTAATCGCGGCGAATATTGATACCGTGTTTATTGTTACATCGCTTAATGATGACTTTAGCTTAAATAGGATAGAGCGATATTTAGCCTTGGTTAAAAATGCCCAAATAGAGCCTGTGGTGGTGTTAACCAAAGCTGATACTTGCCCAGACGTTGAAAAGCACTGCCAGCAAGTGCAAAACCTCGACTCTCTTTTGAGTGTTATTGCTATTAATGCGTTAAAAGAAGAGGGCTGTGACTTACTTACACCTTATTGTCGAAAGGGGCAAACGCTCGCATTTATGGGCTCATCTGGAGTAGGTAAATCGACCATTGTTAATGCACTACTTGGTTCCGATGAATTAAAAACAGCAGGTATTCGTGAACAAGATAGCAAAGGCCGTCATACAACAACCTTTAGATCGATTAAAAGGTTATCTAATGGTGCGTTATTGATGGACACACCGGGTATGCGAGAATTGCAATTAAGCGATTCAAAGCAAGGTATTGAACGTGCATTTGAAGATGTTGAGCTACTCGCAAGTACCTGTCGATTTAAAGATTGCCAACACCAAACAGAGCCGGGCTGCGCTGTTATTAAAGCAATTGAAATGGGCTCATTATCAACAAGACGCTTAGAAAATTACCGTAAGTTGTTAGCTGAAAATGAGCACAACAATGCCACCATGGCTGAAAAGCGAGCCAAACAGCGCGCGTTTTCAAAAATGGTTAATACTGTCCAAAAGCAAAATAGGTCAATTAAAAAGACTCAAGAGTGA
- a CDS encoding putative bifunctional diguanylate cyclase/phosphodiesterase yields the protein MHEIELSAALNSYSNKLEKALDNALLGPYLVRAAMRDFAYTQTEFETLATEILTHSDGSQTIQLAPKGVIQYSYPLTSHESVIGVDLFKMQSIERSLQTAIDTQKMRIDGPKELAQGGQGLVARLPIFDQNEFWGFAIAVLRFPEFIANLSPESSSPSHLYEVWQKTTNNYLPLLNNHGFEENHWSTYNLDVENQHWVVGIKDEFAYRAHVEFLVLLLIALLLSSVSCYLITITFRLREHEQNLEKLVQKQTLELSEQALELKQAQSLSGVGSWHLSPDKSIRQLSSQAKSLFKEQSKAQSITDVCKKIDSFYKNSFLNFIHTKPSNPTEIEYTIKLNGEKRWFHEHAEWNPKTNTLVGTIKDISAEKQRQHELYQQAHFDSVTGLANRHYSEKYIASLCPEDQYSSGLTLLCAEIKGYRQLEDIYGQDYLNELQTTIANRLIEFSDLHQAFCAHIKPGCFLILLKEAIFDEKLAALLDKLQHQVGGIIETAGSAHFYHLYIGVGYPHLQNIDAAEQINTALIAMNECPRTQKPFTVYSQSLKDKLIAQSNLESDLRHALAANEQLSMVYQPIVNTLDGTLIGCEALVRWQHPVRGFVSPVEFIAIAEQSELINLLSRWIVAKVAEDCHRMVDNNIRIKVSINLSRKQFSDVHLVKRLSKEKAKLFPANQKINLEITESALFQNTQYAINLMHELKLAGFNLSLDDFGTGYSSLSSIQQFPLDNVKIDRAFICNCVDNPRDGLFLQTMSDLAHQLDLTITAEGVESSEQWQLVSDKGIDYIQGYLISMPLSIDDFIAFDPVA from the coding sequence ATGCATGAGATTGAGCTAAGTGCAGCACTTAACAGTTACAGCAATAAACTTGAAAAAGCCCTCGATAACGCACTCCTTGGTCCCTACCTTGTTCGCGCCGCAATGCGTGACTTTGCATATACGCAAACTGAATTCGAAACCCTTGCCACAGAGATATTAACTCATAGTGATGGTAGCCAAACTATTCAACTCGCACCAAAAGGGGTAATTCAATACAGCTACCCGCTAACCAGTCACGAGAGTGTGATTGGTGTTGATTTATTCAAGATGCAAAGTATTGAAAGGTCATTACAAACAGCCATTGATACTCAAAAAATGCGAATCGATGGACCTAAAGAGTTGGCTCAAGGTGGTCAAGGATTAGTCGCTCGATTACCAATTTTTGATCAAAATGAGTTTTGGGGGTTTGCAATCGCGGTGCTGCGCTTTCCAGAATTTATTGCAAATTTGAGCCCTGAGAGCTCCTCCCCCTCTCACCTCTATGAGGTTTGGCAAAAAACAACGAATAACTACTTGCCGCTTTTAAATAACCACGGTTTTGAAGAAAACCACTGGTCAACTTACAACCTCGATGTTGAAAATCAGCATTGGGTTGTGGGTATTAAAGACGAGTTTGCTTATCGGGCGCATGTTGAATTTTTAGTATTATTACTCATTGCTCTGTTACTTTCATCGGTTAGCTGCTATTTGATTACGATTACTTTTCGGTTACGTGAGCATGAGCAAAACCTCGAAAAACTTGTGCAAAAGCAAACCTTAGAGCTGTCTGAACAGGCACTTGAATTAAAACAAGCTCAGTCACTCAGTGGCGTAGGTAGTTGGCATCTGTCGCCTGATAAAAGCATTAGGCAACTATCATCACAAGCTAAATCGCTATTCAAAGAACAAAGCAAAGCGCAATCAATTACTGATGTCTGTAAAAAAATCGATAGCTTTTATAAAAATTCGTTTTTAAATTTTATTCATACTAAGCCTAGTAACCCAACTGAAATTGAGTACACGATTAAACTCAATGGAGAAAAACGCTGGTTTCATGAACACGCTGAATGGAACCCTAAAACCAACACCTTGGTTGGTACGATTAAAGACATAAGTGCTGAAAAACAACGCCAACATGAGCTTTACCAGCAAGCACATTTTGACTCGGTCACCGGCCTTGCCAATCGCCATTACAGCGAAAAATATATCGCTAGTTTATGCCCTGAAGACCAATACAGTAGCGGCCTTACTTTATTGTGTGCCGAGATCAAAGGCTATCGTCAATTAGAAGATATTTACGGTCAAGATTACTTAAATGAACTACAGACAACGATAGCTAACCGGCTAATTGAATTTTCTGACTTACATCAAGCGTTTTGCGCTCATATAAAACCTGGCTGTTTTTTAATATTACTAAAAGAAGCCATTTTTGATGAAAAACTCGCCGCCCTATTAGATAAATTACAGCATCAGGTCGGCGGTATTATTGAAACCGCTGGTAGCGCTCATTTTTACCACTTATACATTGGCGTGGGCTATCCGCATTTACAAAACATCGATGCGGCTGAGCAAATCAACACAGCCCTCATTGCGATGAATGAATGCCCTCGCACACAAAAACCGTTCACAGTTTATAGCCAATCTCTAAAAGATAAGCTTATTGCACAAAGTAACCTCGAAAGTGATCTACGCCATGCGCTTGCGGCCAACGAACAGCTAAGTATGGTGTATCAGCCTATTGTAAACACTCTAGATGGCACACTGATTGGCTGTGAAGCGCTTGTACGTTGGCAGCACCCTGTTAGAGGCTTTGTGTCACCTGTTGAGTTTATTGCCATCGCTGAGCAATCAGAGCTTATTAATTTATTATCTCGTTGGATTGTTGCTAAGGTTGCTGAAGATTGCCACCGCATGGTTGATAACAACATTCGCATTAAAGTATCGATCAACCTGTCGCGTAAGCAGTTCTCTGATGTGCATTTAGTTAAACGACTCAGTAAAGAAAAAGCTAAGCTGTTTCCGGCTAATCAAAAAATTAATCTTGAGATCACCGAATCAGCCCTATTTCAAAATACCCAATACGCCATAAACCTAATGCATGAACTTAAATTAGCAGGTTTTAATTTATCACTTGATGACTTTGGAACGGGTTATTCATCGCTGTCGTCGATTCAGCAGTTTCCGTTAGATAACGTTAAGATTGACCGTGCCTTTATTTGTAACTGCGTTGATAACCCACGAGATGGTTTATTTTTACAAACGATGAGTGATTTAGCCCATCAACTAGACTTAACGATTACTGCTGAAGGGGTCGAAAGCTCAGAGCAATGGCAGTTGGTGAGTGATAAAGGCATTGATTATATTCAAGGTTACTTAATATCAATGCCCTTATCTATTGATGATTTTATAGCGTTTGACCCGGTTGCGTAA
- the arsJ gene encoding organoarsenical effux MFS transporter ArsJ — protein sequence MTRLANLPTDIKQYLIVTGNYWAFTLTDGALRMLVVLHFHALGYSPLSIAMLFLFYEIFGVVTNLVGGYLGARLGLNKTMNIGLAIQVVALFMLAVPPEWLSVAYVMLAQALSGIAKDLNKMSAKSSIKMLVASGQEGTLFKWVAILTGSKNALKGVGFFLGGLLLTLMSFKGAMLTMAAALLVVWCFSIYALKNDLGKAKNKPKFNEIFSKSSSINILSAARLFLFGARDVWFVVALPVFLSQAFDWDHWTVGAFLASWVIGYGAVQSFAPKIIKLNKQTSPSAETVKWASLLALVTLAIALAIGFDWAVKPMLIGGLMLFGVLFAINSSLHSYLIVSMADADGVSLDVGFYYMANAMGRLIGTVLSGLVFQLYGLAACLAISLLFIVITAFISTKLPKQI from the coding sequence ATGACGCGTTTAGCTAATCTTCCCACTGATATAAAGCAGTACTTAATTGTCACTGGGAATTACTGGGCATTTACGCTAACAGATGGCGCATTGAGAATGTTGGTGGTACTGCATTTTCATGCGCTTGGCTACTCACCTTTGAGTATTGCCATGCTGTTTTTGTTTTATGAGATTTTTGGTGTTGTCACTAACTTAGTGGGCGGCTATTTAGGAGCAAGGCTTGGTTTAAATAAAACCATGAACATTGGCCTTGCCATACAGGTTGTAGCCTTGTTCATGTTGGCAGTCCCTCCTGAATGGCTGAGTGTTGCCTATGTGATGCTGGCGCAAGCGCTGTCGGGCATTGCCAAAGATCTCAATAAAATGAGTGCTAAAAGCTCAATTAAAATGCTGGTTGCCAGTGGCCAAGAAGGCACCTTGTTTAAATGGGTAGCGATACTAACAGGCTCTAAAAACGCCTTAAAAGGTGTGGGCTTCTTTTTAGGTGGCTTACTACTGACATTAATGTCGTTTAAAGGCGCAATGCTAACTATGGCTGCCGCTTTACTGGTGGTGTGGTGTTTTAGTATTTATGCACTTAAAAATGATTTAGGCAAAGCCAAAAACAAACCTAAGTTTAACGAGATATTTTCAAAAAGCAGTTCAATCAATATCTTGTCGGCAGCAAGGTTGTTCTTGTTTGGTGCGCGTGATGTTTGGTTTGTAGTTGCACTACCGGTGTTTTTATCACAAGCCTTTGATTGGGATCACTGGACTGTGGGTGCCTTCTTAGCGAGTTGGGTCATTGGCTATGGGGCTGTGCAATCTTTTGCTCCTAAAATCATTAAGCTCAATAAGCAAACATCACCAAGCGCAGAAACCGTTAAGTGGGCATCATTGCTTGCTTTAGTCACCTTAGCCATTGCCCTTGCTATTGGCTTTGACTGGGCTGTAAAACCAATGCTGATAGGCGGGTTGATGTTATTTGGTGTGCTATTCGCGATTAACTCATCTTTGCACAGCTACTTAATTGTTAGTATGGCTGATGCCGATGGCGTGTCACTCGATGTCGGGTTTTACTATATGGCTAATGCCATGGGTCGCTTAATTGGTACTGTGTTGTCGGGCTTAGTTTTTCAGCTTTATGGCTTAGCAGCCTGTTTGGCTATATCACTGTTATTTATTGTTATTACTGCTTTTATTTCGACTAAATTACCAAAACAAATTTAG
- a CDS encoding ArsJ-associated glyceraldehyde-3-phosphate dehydrogenase, producing MAIKVGINGFGRMGRLSLRAAFAWDDVEFVQINDPAGDAATLAHLLKYDSVHGIWPHEVESNDTAVIIDGHEIKVTQNKAIADTDWSGCDIVIEASGVMKKTELLQAYLDQGVKKVVVTAPVKEDGVLNVVMGVNDDLYDVAQHDIVTAASCTTNCLAPVVKVLQEKIGIKHGSMTTIHDITNTQTILDAPHKDLRRARACGMSLIPTTTGSATAITHIFPELKGKLNGHAVRVPLANASITDCVFEVEKPTTAEQINQWMQEAAEGELKGILGYEEKPLVSIDYKTDPRSSIVDALSTMVVNETQVKLYVWYDNEWGYANRTAELARKVARSLQG from the coding sequence ATGGCAATTAAAGTAGGCATTAATGGTTTTGGCCGTATGGGTCGTTTATCGCTAAGAGCAGCATTTGCATGGGACGACGTTGAGTTTGTGCAAATTAATGACCCAGCGGGTGATGCAGCTACATTGGCTCACTTACTAAAGTATGATTCGGTACACGGTATTTGGCCTCATGAGGTTGAAAGTAACGACACCGCTGTGATCATCGATGGCCACGAAATTAAGGTCACACAAAATAAAGCGATTGCAGACACCGATTGGTCTGGTTGCGATATCGTTATTGAAGCGTCTGGCGTGATGAAAAAAACCGAATTACTGCAAGCCTATCTTGATCAAGGTGTGAAAAAAGTTGTTGTCACTGCCCCTGTAAAAGAAGACGGTGTGTTGAACGTTGTAATGGGTGTAAACGATGATTTATACGATGTAGCTCAGCACGATATTGTTACAGCAGCATCGTGCACTACCAACTGTTTAGCGCCTGTAGTTAAAGTTCTGCAAGAAAAAATTGGTATCAAACATGGTTCAATGACCACTATTCACGATATCACTAATACGCAAACTATTTTAGATGCGCCGCATAAAGATTTACGCCGTGCTCGCGCATGCGGCATGAGCTTAATTCCAACAACAACCGGCTCTGCAACAGCGATTACACATATTTTCCCTGAACTTAAAGGCAAATTAAACGGTCACGCGGTTCGTGTGCCTTTAGCAAATGCATCAATCACTGATTGTGTGTTTGAAGTTGAAAAGCCAACTACCGCTGAGCAAATTAACCAATGGATGCAAGAAGCCGCAGAAGGCGAGCTAAAAGGTATTTTAGGTTATGAAGAAAAGCCACTTGTTTCTATTGATTACAAAACCGACCCACGATCAAGCATTGTTGATGCGTTATCAACCATGGTTGTCAACGAGACTCAAGTTAAGCTGTATGTTTGGTACGATAACGAATGGGGTTACGCAAACCGCACCGCTGAACTTGCCCGTAAAGTTGCGCGATCACTTCAAGGTTAA
- a CDS encoding GNAT family N-acetyltransferase translates to MNFSIYEQSQKNEIIALYLATFSASESKQEGEQVARLVTDFLAEPYPSTDLYVFVATDKQRIVGAIVLSRLQFAHAKEVFLLSPVAVATDCQGQGIGQKLIQFGCDKLAEQNVSLVMTYGDINFYGKVGFSVVSEEIIQAPHNLSYPKGWLAKPVLDDEILPITGKPSCLKPLDNPQLW, encoded by the coding sequence GTGAATTTTTCAATTTACGAACAGAGCCAAAAAAACGAGATTATTGCGCTTTACTTGGCAACATTTAGTGCATCAGAGTCAAAACAAGAAGGCGAGCAAGTTGCCCGTTTAGTCACTGACTTTTTAGCTGAGCCATACCCATCAACTGATTTATATGTGTTTGTCGCGACAGATAAGCAACGTATCGTGGGCGCTATTGTGCTGTCGCGTTTACAGTTTGCGCACGCTAAAGAGGTGTTTTTACTCTCGCCTGTTGCAGTGGCAACGGATTGTCAGGGACAAGGCATAGGACAAAAGCTGATCCAATTCGGCTGCGATAAGCTAGCTGAACAAAATGTCAGCCTAGTGATGACCTATGGTGATATCAACTTTTATGGAAAAGTCGGGTTTTCCGTTGTGAGTGAAGAAATTATTCAAGCTCCTCATAACTTATCTTACCCAAAAGGTTGGCTTGCTAAACCAGTTTTAGATGACGAAATTTTGCCAATTACTGGTAAGCCAAGTTGCCTAAAACCTCTCGATAATCCACAGCTTTGGTAA
- a CDS encoding Tll0287-like domain-containing protein: MFSFRTILICTALLSPSIYAETKSATLETQAAERATEFAKTLKSALGAAIKQGGLVEGINVCKMQAPAIAESLSTDGWTVARKSTKNRNSNNKPDNWEAEKIAQLLDMIRNTESIDNVTFSTNKDGQFRFAKAIKVAPVCLNCHGQTIAPEVKQALSEHYPNDLATGYRLGDLRGIFSITKTLETSEP, translated from the coding sequence ATGTTTTCCTTCAGAACAATTTTGATTTGTACTGCGTTACTTTCACCTAGTATTTATGCTGAAACAAAATCAGCGACTCTAGAAACTCAAGCAGCGGAGCGAGCAACTGAATTTGCAAAAACGCTCAAATCAGCATTGGGAGCCGCAATAAAACAAGGCGGTTTAGTCGAAGGAATTAACGTGTGTAAAATGCAGGCTCCGGCCATTGCCGAGAGTTTATCAACTGATGGTTGGACGGTAGCGCGTAAAAGTACTAAAAACCGTAATTCAAATAATAAACCTGATAACTGGGAAGCTGAAAAAATCGCTCAGCTACTCGATATGATCAGAAATACAGAAAGCATCGACAATGTGACTTTTTCAACCAATAAAGATGGTCAATTTCGCTTTGCTAAAGCGATAAAAGTCGCGCCAGTTTGCCTCAATTGTCATGGCCAAACAATTGCGCCAGAAGTAAAGCAAGCACTCAGCGAGCATTACCCAAATGATTTAGCCACAGGCTATCGGCTTGGTGATCTAAGAGGAATATTCTCAATTACCAAAACGCTCGAAACGTCTGAGCCATAA